One stretch of Sinomonas terrae DNA includes these proteins:
- a CDS encoding glycosyltransferase: MDESPVLDVSVVVPARNAEKWLARCLQSIRRQHPREIIVVDGRSTDATVEIARSYGARIISDEGNGLPAARMMGARTAVCGVVALIDSDVILPTGALGSLLNEFEEGGYDGLQFGLVSEADGHGYWGAALAWHHNHSRVRSWFGVCATLMRRDVLMDIRFDETFSSGEDIELRIRLENAGRKIGVSTTTLVRHQFADSFDFARDQWLQDGAGLAFTIRKHPRRGGWLLLLPLLATVRGMGLSLVHAPRFLPYWVCFLLYNYRSMVSGLLHTAPQGLSMGGNTAWLSAARVAPMVTGFLFWGLAAFLLPPAQLGLGSAVVSAALLTVQLALLGVGPAILTLLPGQDDGGRRLTATSLLVVGASSLAVSAGLVVVTRALGPGVGEAWGNPLVLWAFLVASVFAGVAYQLDHIGVAQSRADLAMLRSLLQGLVQLGALVVCLVVGYRNVGAVVGAFAVGAVASVILGIRLLARAGLSPLWREGIRLPEAWKLLRRGLPNHALMLADRAPGYLLPLILAATLSASATASWYMVWMLASAVFFVPQSAGYSLQTKLARPDSGLSLVQGALRMSFMLTVASGVLLLLAGPLVLSVIGPQYGRAWVLLLLLIPALVLCCVTQVYYGVCRATGRLGEATSVALLAALMAVLPAVVVAQNFALTGVSVLWLLAQTAAALVAALRLRSMTTASRSAVPLEVAPPGLTGSNRLEPR; this comes from the coding sequence ATGGACGAATCGCCCGTGCTTGATGTCTCGGTGGTAGTTCCCGCGCGCAATGCCGAAAAGTGGCTAGCCCGTTGCCTGCAGTCGATACGCAGGCAGCATCCGAGGGAGATCATCGTCGTGGACGGGCGCTCGACGGACGCCACCGTCGAGATCGCCCGTTCGTACGGCGCCCGCATCATCTCCGATGAGGGAAACGGGCTGCCCGCCGCCCGGATGATGGGGGCGCGGACCGCCGTCTGCGGCGTTGTTGCACTCATAGATTCCGATGTCATCCTGCCCACTGGTGCTCTGGGCAGCCTGCTGAACGAATTCGAGGAGGGCGGCTACGACGGGCTCCAGTTCGGCCTCGTCAGCGAAGCCGACGGGCACGGATACTGGGGCGCGGCGCTCGCATGGCACCACAACCACAGCCGCGTCCGTTCTTGGTTCGGGGTGTGCGCCACGCTCATGCGGCGTGACGTCCTGATGGACATCAGGTTCGATGAGACGTTCAGCTCGGGCGAGGACATCGAACTGCGCATCCGTCTGGAGAACGCGGGGCGAAAGATCGGCGTCTCCACGACCACCCTGGTGAGGCACCAGTTCGCTGACAGCTTCGATTTCGCCCGGGACCAGTGGCTGCAAGACGGAGCCGGCCTCGCCTTCACGATCCGGAAGCATCCGAGGAGGGGCGGCTGGCTCCTGTTGCTGCCGCTCCTGGCAACCGTGCGCGGGATGGGCCTGTCGCTCGTCCACGCGCCTCGATTCCTGCCCTACTGGGTGTGCTTCCTGCTGTACAACTACCGCTCCATGGTGTCGGGCCTCCTGCACACCGCTCCCCAAGGACTCTCGATGGGGGGAAACACCGCGTGGCTCTCCGCCGCCCGTGTGGCCCCGATGGTGACAGGCTTCCTCTTCTGGGGCCTCGCTGCCTTCCTCCTGCCGCCGGCCCAACTCGGCTTGGGTTCCGCGGTTGTCTCTGCGGCGCTGCTGACGGTCCAGCTCGCACTGCTGGGTGTGGGCCCCGCGATCCTGACGCTCCTCCCAGGCCAGGACGACGGCGGGCGACGCCTGACGGCGACAAGCCTCCTGGTGGTCGGGGCGTCGTCGTTGGCCGTCTCCGCGGGGCTCGTCGTCGTGACCCGCGCGCTAGGCCCCGGCGTCGGCGAGGCGTGGGGCAATCCGCTCGTCCTGTGGGCCTTCCTCGTCGCTTCCGTCTTCGCCGGCGTCGCATACCAGTTGGACCACATCGGAGTGGCACAGTCCCGGGCCGACCTCGCGATGCTGCGCAGCCTGCTCCAGGGCCTTGTGCAGCTGGGGGCGTTGGTCGTCTGCCTCGTGGTCGGCTACCGGAACGTGGGTGCCGTGGTCGGAGCCTTCGCGGTTGGCGCGGTGGCGAGCGTGATCCTTGGAATCCGCCTGCTGGCCCGGGCCGGTCTTTCGCCGTTGTGGAGGGAGGGGATCAGGCTTCCGGAGGCATGGAAGCTGCTGCGGCGCGGATTGCCCAATCACGCCCTCATGCTTGCGGACCGGGCACCCGGCTATCTCCTTCCACTGATCCTGGCCGCTACTCTGAGCGCCTCGGCCACCGCGTCGTGGTACATGGTCTGGATGCTCGCGTCGGCGGTCTTCTTCGTACCGCAGTCAGCCGGCTACTCCCTCCAAACCAAGCTCGCGAGGCCGGACTCGGGGTTGTCCCTCGTTCAGGGCGCACTGCGCATGAGCTTCATGCTCACCGTTGCGTCGGGTGTGCTGCTGCTCCTCGCCGGGCCACTCGTGCTCTCGGTGATCGGCCCACAGTACGGGCGGGCGTGGGTGCTCCTCCTCCTGCTCATCCCTGCGCTGGTCCTCTGCTGCGTCACGCAGGTCTACTACGGGGTGTGCCGGGCCACGGGCCGCTTGGGTGAGGCGACCTCCGTTGCGCTGCTCGCAGCGCTCATGGCCGTGCTTCCCGCCGTCGTCGTGGCGCAGAACTTTGCGCTCACAGGCGTCTCCGTCCTGTGGCTGCTGGCCCAGACTGCGGCCGCGCTGGTCGCGGCGCTGCGCCTGCGGAGTATGACGACGGCGTCGCGAAGTGCGGTGCCCTTAGAGGTCGCGCCACCGGGCCTCACCGGATCGAACAGATTGGAGCCGCGATGA